In Paracoccus jeotgali, the following are encoded in one genomic region:
- a CDS encoding SWFGD domain-containing protein, giving the protein MMPDYGWRDEDRDWRRSNDRYSNDRSSNDRYASGRYGRDDDWSRDDRRGYSARDRDYQMSQGSSYARPMEPGQTRYENRGYGRDYGPYDQGRYGYNQGQGYGSDRGYRDRDDFDYRGDRNYRGGYRGGYGGAYRGERGDYGRRDRDWMDRAGDEVASWMGDDDAEYRREMDRRRDAQRGSYRDDDDYRRGGYGSRRWRDDW; this is encoded by the coding sequence ATGATGCCCGATTATGGTTGGAGAGACGAGGACCGCGACTGGCGCCGTTCCAATGACCGCTATTCCAACGACCGTTCTTCGAACGATCGTTACGCCAGCGGTCGCTATGGCCGCGACGACGACTGGTCGCGCGACGACCGGCGCGGCTACAGCGCCCGCGACCGGGACTATCAGATGTCGCAGGGCAGCTCCTACGCCCGCCCGATGGAGCCGGGGCAGACCCGCTATGAAAACCGTGGCTATGGCCGGGATTACGGTCCCTATGACCAGGGCCGCTATGGCTATAACCAGGGCCAGGGCTATGGCTCGGACCGCGGCTATCGCGACCGGGACGACTTCGACTATCGCGGCGACCGGAACTATCGTGGCGGCTATCGCGGCGGCTATGGCGGCGCCTATCGGGGCGAGCGCGGGGATTATGGCCGCCGCGACCGCGACTGGATGGACCGCGCGGGCGACGAGGTCGCGTCCTGGATGGGCGATGATGACGCCGAGTACCGCCGCGAGATGGACCGCCGCCGCGACGCTCAGCGCGGCTCGTATCGCGATGACGACGACTACCGCCGGGGCGGGTATGGCAGCCGCCGCTGGCGCGACGACTGGTAA